From Anopheles darlingi chromosome 2, idAnoDarlMG_H_01, whole genome shotgun sequence, the proteins below share one genomic window:
- the LOC125952749 gene encoding protein bunched, class 2/F/G isoform-like, whose protein sequence is MTVGRITHPTPSAARVATGRISPNGSKIASISSSNAKRLLFGMGPDPAETKRYCEENDRNERQRCIERYSFDPYTCRSLSSTVSSSSSSSSNSSSSSSSSMSQQAMNGKSLSSSSSSVSPSSHGYHHQHHHHHHHHHNHHHRQQ, encoded by the coding sequence atGACCGTGGGCCGGATCACACACCCAACGCCGTCGGCGGCACGTGTCGCCACCGGGCGCATCAGTCCGAACGGATCGAAGATCGCGTCGATCAGCTCCTCGAACGCCAAGCGGCTACTGTTCGGTATGGGACCGGATCCGGCGGAAACGAAGCGTTACTGCGAGGAGAACGATCGCAACGAGCGGCAACGGTGTATCGAGCGGTACTCCTTCGATCCCTACACCTGCCGCTCCCTGTCCTCCACCGTAtcttcctcgtcatcctcgtcatcgaactcgtcatcgtcttcgtcctccAGCATGTCACAGCAGGCGATGAACGGCAAATCGCTGTCGTCGAGCAGCTCCTCAGTGTCTCCGTCATCCCACGgataccatcaccagcatcaccatcatcatcatcaccaccataatcatcaccatcgccagcagtaA